In Ipomoea triloba cultivar NCNSP0323 chromosome 7, ASM357664v1, a single genomic region encodes these proteins:
- the LOC116024211 gene encoding uncharacterized protein LOC116024211 yields the protein MGDYNDLMHQRDKRGRNPHPTWLLNGFKEAISDCGLQELEFSGNQYTWERSQGTLEMVEEKLDRIFTTDSWLSLFEGAKACSLTCPYSDHLPLLLTPVVIAHGIRRRRFCFDNMCLREDKCREIITNSWSRTMGLDVLSRIETCGSDLWRWGKSYNRGFQRKIDVCKARLETLRMRRDGRGFNEYSSTERELLFLLNQQHVYWKQRAKEHWYKHGDLNTKYFHNAVKSRRRRNRITRLRREDGLVVEFVDDMGEVLDCITARLRPEENNRLLGLVSAEEVRHAVFQMHPDKSPGPDGLGPGFFQHYWDIVGYDVTLFCRSFVESTKLPTKANDTFIVLIPKKANPDSMKDLRPIALCNVLYKIAAKSAFIPGRLITDNIMLAYEAHHYLKRKTQGKEGVVALKVDMSKAYDRVEWQFRKGVMLKMGFAAKWVDIMLEAPATSNNLVTMLGVREGDTSEKYLGLPSLVGRKKKEILGFLKGKIINKVRSWNARFLSRAGREVLLKNVVQAMPSYAMMVFLLPIGLCKEMETLMNEYWWTCIIGNGKGIRWRNWTSLCIPKAGGGMGFRRLHETNLALLGKQAWRLLTMPHSLMARVYKARYYPTSSYFDVKLGSNPSYIWRGMLEVQSLLKEGCRRSIGDGATTVIGNDPWLTDASNPYVTSTLHDSIAQAPVSSLISMHGTQWDHECVRDIFNTRDAELILNLPLSVRKPPDAWIWEPDSKGKYTVKSCYRKLLGEFIDQKPWTKLWNMQVTASHLFMDCNETRRFWNAVGLPIAYYGNSVLTKWFFGNIVKLNGDDLCKFAMFCWGLWYNRNDYVWNGVPYVMAQVIHSALSLWLAWKGVNEGQVVQSTHDFRTERWSPPSQGRLKLNMDVAMSMNNSCMGMGWVIRDAQGHFVAAKAKKFDGFFSVKEAEVVSIREALSWIKEMDIGDVDIETDSQLVFYALSSEPFNNSFGFIIDDVKEAASQIHDVVFRFVRRSANHAAHALAKEAGSESGCGEWLISPPLFLVNIIASDLMV from the exons ATGGGTGATTATAACGATTTGATGCATCAAAGGGATAAAAGGGGCCGTAATCCTCATCCGACATGGCTACTAAATGGATTCAAAGAGGCAATATCAGATTGTGGTTTACAGGAACTGGAATTTTCGGGGAATCAGTACACTTGGGAGAGATCCCAGGGTACCCTAGAAATGGTGGAGGAAAAGCTTGATCGGATTTTCACAACAGACTCGTGGTTATCACTGTTTGAGGGAGCAAAAGCTTGCTCGCTGACTTGTCCATATAGCGATCACCTGCCGTTACTTCTTACTCCGGTGGTCATCGCACATGGCATTCGTAGGAGACGATTTTGTTTCGACAATATGTGCCTCCGGGAAGATAAGTGCAGGGAAATCATAACTAATTCATGGAGTCGGACAATGGGGCTTGATGTGCTTAGTAGGATCGAAACGTGTGGCAGTGACTTGTGGAGATGGGGAAAATCCTATAACAGAGGATTCCAGCGGAAAATAGATGTTTGCAAAGCCAGGTTGGAAACTCTTAGAATGCGGCGAGATGGTAGGGGCTTTAATGAATATTCCAGTACAGAACGTGAGTTGCTATTTTTGCTCAATCAACAACACGTTTACTGGAAACAAAGAGCTAAGGAACACTGGTACAAGCATGGAGACCTTAATACCAAGTATTTTCATAATGCAGTTAAATCAAGACGCCGTCGAAATAGGATAACACGGCTACGGAGAGAGGATGGTTTGGTTGTTGAATTTGTGGATGATATGGGAGAA GTCTTGGATTGTATTACTGCTCGGTTGAGGCCTGAGGAAAATAACAGACTTCTTGGATTGGTTAGTGCGGAGGAGGTGCGTCACGCTGTCTTCCAAATGCACCCTGACAAGTCACCTGGACCGGATGGTCTAGGACCAGGGTTTTTCCAGCACTATTGGGATATTGTGGGATATGATGTGACGCTGTTTTGTAGGAGTTTTGTGGAATCAACTAAATTGCCTACAAAGGCCAATGATACTTTTATAGTATTAATCCCGAAAAAGGCAAACCCAGATTCTATGAAGGACCTGCGACCCATTGCCTTATGCAATGTTTTGTATAAAATAGCAGCAAAG AGTGCGTTTATCCCGGGTCGGCTAATAACCGATAACATCATGCTCGCGTATGAAGCCCATCATTACCTGAAACGAAAGACTCAAGGGAAGGAAGGTGTTGTTGCCCTAAAAGTGGACATGAGTAAGGCGTATGACCGAGTCGAGTGGCAGTTTCGAAAGGGTGTGATGCTAAAGATGGGGTTTGCTGCAAAGTGGGTGGATATAATGCTTGAAGCG CCAGCTACTAGTAATAATCTGGTCACAATGTTAGGAGTGCGAGAAGGCGACACTTCAGAAAAATATTTGGGCCTGCCATCATTAGTGGGAAGGAAGAAAAAAGAGATCCTGGGGTTTTTGAAGGGGAAAATCATAAATAAGGTGCGAAGCTGGAACGCAAGGTTCCTGTCAAGAGCAGGTAGGGAAGTCCTCCTTAAAAATGTTGTGCAGGCAATGCCTTCCTATGCCATGATGGTGTTTTTATTGCCTATAGGCCTGTGCAAGGAGATGGAGACATTGATGAACGAATACTGGTGGACATGCATTATTGGTAATGGTAAAGGAATTCGTTGGAGGAATTGGACTTCGTTGTGTATACCGAAAGCCGGGGGTGGTATGGGTTTTCGCCGACTGCATGAAACGAATTTAGCCTTATTGGGAAAACAAGCATGGCGTCTTTTGACAATGCCGCATTCCCTTATGGCTCGGGTTTACAAGGCTAGATATTATCCAACATCTTCATATTTTGATGTTAAACTAGGAAGTAACCCTTCATATATTTGGAGGGGAATGCTGGAAGTGCAAAGTTTGTTGAAGGAGGGATGCCGAAGAAGTATTGGGGACGGTGCTACAACTGTTATTGGGAATGATCCTTGGTTAACTGACGCCTCGAACCCGTATGTTACATCCACATTGCATGACTCTATCGCCCAAGCACCGGTTTCATCTCTTATTAGTATGCATGGTACCCAGTGGGATCACGAGTGTGTTCGCGACATATTTAATACCCGGGATGCCGAACTGATTCTTAATCTTCCATTAAGTGTGAGGAAGCCGCCGGATGCATGGATATGGGAACCAGATTCTAAAGGGAAGTACACAGTAAAATCTTGTTATAGGAAGTTGTTGGGAGAATTTATTGATCAAAAACCATGGACCAAGCTGTGGAATATGCAG GTAACAGCTTCCCATTTGTTTATGGACTGCAATGAAACAAGGAGGTTCTGGAATGCAGTTGGTCTGCCGATTGCTTATTACGGTAATAGTGTACTGACCAAATGGTTTTTTGGAAACATTGTTAAACTAAATGGTGATGACTTATGTAAATTTGCAATGTTTTGTTGGGGATTGTGGTACAACAGGAATGATTATGTTTGGAATGGTGTCCCTTATGTGATGGCTCAAGTAATACACTCTGCGTTGTCACTTTGGTTAGCTTGGAAGGGTGTAAATGAAGGGCAGGTGGTACAGTCCACGCATGACTTTCGTACTGAACGATGGTCACCACCAAGTCAAGGTAGGCTTAAGTTAAATATGGATGTGGCGATGAGTATGAATAATTCTTGTATGGGTATGGGATGGGTCATTCGTGATGCTCAGGGTCATTTTGTTGCAGCTAAAGCCAAAAAATTTGATGGGTTTTTCAGTGTTAAAGAGGCCGAAGTTGTGAGCATTAGAGAAGCGCTAAGTTGGATTAAGGAGATGGACATAGGCGACGTGGATATCGAGACAGACTCTCAGCTTGTTTTTTATGCTTTATCGTCTGAACCTTTTAATAACTCTTTTGGTTTTAtaattgatgatgtaaaagAAGCCGCGTCCCAGATTCATGATGTGGTTTTTCGTTTTGTGAGGCGATCTGCGAACCATGCGGCCCATGCTTTAGCTAAGGAAGCCGGttctgagtcaggttgcggggagtggttgATCTCCCCACCTCTTTTCCTTGTGAACATTATTGCTTCTGATTTAATGGTATAA